Within Vicia villosa cultivar HV-30 ecotype Madison, WI linkage group LG1, Vvil1.0, whole genome shotgun sequence, the genomic segment acgaaattcgttaaacttctaaaattttgtccttttgaagatttttgtgtgctatactacataaaagtcacgaagttagtaaacttccaaaatttggtaatttggaagatttttgtgtgctatactacataaaaatcacgaattttgttaaacttccaaattttggtcttttggaaaattttcgtgtgccatactaaataaaagtcacgaacatCGTTAAACatgtatacattggtaatttggaagattttcgtgtgctatactacataaaaatcaagaGGTTtcttaaacttcaaaattttggtcttttggaagatttttcgtgtgctatactacataaaagtaacgaagtttgttaaacttgtatacattggtaatttggaagattttcgtgtgctatactacataaaagtaaagaagtttcttaaacttccaaaatttagtcttttggaagattttcgtgtgctatactacataaaagtcacgaagttcgttaaacttgtatacattggtaatttggaagattttcgtgtgctatactacataaaagtcacgaagttcgttaaacttttaaaattttctccttttgaagatttttgtgtgctatactacataaaagccacgaagttcgttaaacttgcaaaatttggtaatttggaagatttccgtgtgctatactacataaaagtcaagaattttgttaaacttccaaaatttggccttttggaaaatttttgtgtgctatactaaataaaagtcacgaagttcgttaagcttgtatacattggtaatttggaagattttcgtgtgctatactacataaaagtcaagaagtttcttaaacttcaaaagtttggtcttttggaagatttttcgtgtgctatatactacataaaagtcaggaagtttgttaaacttcgaaattttaatattttggaagatttccgtgtgctatattacataaaagtcacgaagtttgttaaacttgcaaattttggtattttggataattctcgtgtgctatagtacataaaagaaatgaagttcattaaacttgcaattttttctattttggaagtttttcgtgtgctatactacataaaagtcacgaattttgttaaacttgcatacattggtattttggaaacttttcttgtgctatactacataaaggtcaAGCAGTTTGCCAAACTTGCAAAAAtttatcttttggaagattttcgtgtgctacactacataaaagtcacgaagttcgttaaacttctaaaatttggtccttttgaagatttttgtgtgttatactacataaaagtcacgaagttagtaaacttccaaaatttggtaatttggaagattttcgtgtgctatactacataaaagtcacgaattttgttaaacttccaaattttggtctttttaaaaTTTCCGTGTGCCacactaaataaaagtcacgaagttcgttaaacatgtatacattggtaatttggaagattttcgtgtgctatactaaataaaaatcAAGAGGTTtcttaaacttcaaaattttggtcttttggaagatttttcgtgtgctatactacataaaagtaacgaagtttgttaaacttgtatacattggtaatttggaagatttccgtgtgctatactacatcaaagtaaaaagtttcttaaacttccaaaatttagtcttttggaagattttcgtgtgctatactacataaaagtcacgaagttcgttaaacttgtatacattggtaatttggaagatttttgtgtgctatactacaaaaaagtcaggaagttcgttaaacttctaaaagttgctccttttgaagatttttgtgtgctatactacataaaagccacgaagttcgttaaacttgccaaatttggtaatttggaagattttcgtgtgctatacttcataaaagtcaagaattttgttaaacttccaaaagttggtcttttggaaaatttctgtgtgctatactaaataaaagtcacgaagttcgttaagcttgtatacattggtaatttggaagatttttgtgtgctatattacataaaagtcaagaagtttcttaaacttctaaagtttggtcttttggaagatttttcgtgtgctatatactacataaaagtcacgaagattgttaaacttgcaaattttaatattttggaagattttcgtgtgctatattacataaaagtcacgaagtttgttaaacttgcaaattttggtattttggatggttttcgtgtgctatagtacataaaagacacgaagttcattaaacttgcaaatttttatattttggaagattttcgtgtgctttactacataaaagtcacgaattttgttaaacttgcatacattggtattttggaaacttttcttgtgctatactacataaaggtcaAGTAGTTTgccaaacttgcaaaattttatcttttggaagattttcgtgtgctacactacataaaagtcacgaagttcgttaaacttctacaatttggtccttttgaagatttttgtgtgctatgctatttttggaatttctatctcttttccaaaaacgtgttctatcatatgcattttctcaaaaaaatccttctccaaaaacttggtctatcatttgcattttccggaatttctttccctttaccAAAAACTtgttctatcatatgcaatttctcgaatttctttcccttctccaaaaaccttcACTTCTGCATTCCCTCCCTTAAACTCATCCTTGCCTAACTTTATCCCTTGTGCCTGATTCACCCTATGCCTTAGATGACTCCACTTAAATCTAGGAAGGTTAACATATAGCTCCTATTTTCCAATGAAGACGTTGTCTAGCTTTGTGGGTAAGACTATGTCATTCTCGACTTCGAAGAATCTCACAAATCAAAATCTTCTTTATCTAATGTTTTTCCTTGAAGGAATAACGACCTCATCAATATCACCAAACACCTTGAAGACCTCGACCATATCTCTTTACTTTTACTCTTTCAAAAAAGACGTAAAAAAGAACGAGGATGCAAGAGCATTTTGCCTCCTCCTGCCGCTTAATCCAATAGTATCCTAGGCCTTGGAATGACTAGCTTTCCTCTAGTTGGTGACTCTCAGCCAACTAGAGTCCTCTCTCTCGTCTATTTTGGTGTCAGCAAATCAAACAATGCGATCGTATTTCATGCATTTTAATTGAtactaaaataattataattattttaaatttttgtaacggaaaattaaataaaaataaaattaaaatgataataattattattataataatacaaTATTAAAAGATGTGGTTATGTAAATAATTAGAGAAAGGAGTAATTGttgcacacaaaaaaaaaaaaaaaaaaaaagaggaaggaGTAATTGTGTAAATAACTTTTTCAAAGGGTTTATAATTATAAAAGATTTCATTTTATCATCATAACATATCAAATGTCAAACCTAGAAAAATGATAAACAACAAAGAGGGGTCCTGAATAAAAAATTGGTGAGTAAATGTGGTGATAGTGGATGTAAAAATGATAGGTTGAAGAGCAAAGTGGGCTCTTTTCTCTGTTTTGGTTGGGAGTAAGTGGAGATTATGTTAATCTTTTACCCAACATTTGAATGCACCTATCTATTGACATTGTCTTAGCCCTTAGGAGAATTGCAAGGGGGGGCCTGGGTTCAATAGTAGAACATGTTTGAGACATGTCTCATCAATACAAAGGTGCATGATTATTAAAATACAACAAATTTTCTCACATGTTTGTTTGAGAGTGAATTTAAGTGCAGTACATTTTGAAAGGTGAAAACTTAATGATGCAGAAAGAAATCATCATCATGTACATGTAGTGACCCAAAAGAAAAATTGTATGCATAATTTGTTGTTGACTTTTTAGACATATGGCTTTCATTGTGTTTCATACGCACAAGCATCGCATCATATTAGTTGGATCTCCTCTGAAAGTAAAAGTGCGAAAGTACTGTTGTGTCAATTACACATGTTTACTTTGAATTTGATAAGAGAGAAAAGTAATGATCCATATCCATTCAGTATGCAATGAATCTTGCTACCAACTTTGTCTTTATATTCATTCTCACTATTTCCTCCTTGGATACCTATATCAAATTAAACAACTCACGTGTATCTTTCCTGCATATACACAATACTTTATTTATCTCTATTCACATATGTGGGTCCTATACATGTCTcatattacattattattattagaaaaaaaaaatttaccttGTGAATTTAAGTTGGATATAGAGGTGGATGGAGTAGCTCAGTTGAGCGGGTGTAGGTTGCTGTTTCAGGGTTTAATTATTGGCAGTAACAAATGtagtattttttttgtaaataagttGGTGGTACTTATAAaccatcaaatatttttaaaagaaaagttgGATATAGATACTATTAGTATGGACCGAGCAGGTCCATAAACGACCAGGTCCTATTCATGGTCTAGACTCTAATCCAGAGCGTTAGGTATTTATTTATTCTCACTTTAAATCTTTTGTATTTGCACTTTGATTGCTCTCTCCTCACTTTatcatcggagtaccttgcaggtacacccctgaTTCTCAAAAGATCACTACGACTGCGAGTATCAATTTTGATCACATCAATACTTtagaataaattattataaaattttaatttagaacCATGGTGTATGCTAAGCTTCGGAATCAAATAATATACATTACATGACAATTTCTTATTACAATTCTTTGCAGAATCTGTCTGCCCACaaaagagagctttataatttCAATAATTAAACAGATTAATCAACTAATATACAAATGCAGAAGGTATTGTTATGGAATATTATTATCAACATCGTTGTGCTGTCTAGATTCCGTGGATTGAAGGTGACCCTCCTGGGATATAGTTGAAAGAGATGGAACATTAGAATACCATCTTGACCAAAAGAGATAGttaaggaagttgaggaaactgagtgcAGCTAGTAACCAATAGAAAAGGTCTAGTTTGTCTTTGTTGATATTGTTGTCATGAAGCCAACCACCAACACCATCACCACCTTTACTTGAAGTGATTTTATTCACCAATGAAACCAATACTGAGCTGAGATAAAATCCAAACGAGTAGGAGCAATACGTAATTGAAGTCAGGAATGTCTGCATCCCATTCAACGACTGTGTGTAGAAGAATTCAATCAGTCCAACTGCAGTAAACATCTCTGACATACCAAATATAATGAACTGTGGTGCAATCCAAAATATGGACAAAGTTTGGTTCATATTCAAAGCTGCATCCCTTCTCTTTTTCTCCATGATAGCTGCCGATACCATAGAAAATGTAACCAGAAATAGGCCAACTCCTATTCTCTGCAAAGGTGTGATTCCTGACTCATGACCTGTTATTTTCCTTGCAAAAGGGACAAATAAAGTATCATAGAGAGGAACTATAACAATGAGCAAAACGTATGGAATGGCCTGAAGTGATGCCGGAGGGATACGAAATGATTCTGTGATATTTGTGTCCATGGCACTTCCTTGTTGGACTGAGAATGTTTGAAGCTGTGCTAACACAGTATTGAAAATGATAGTGCATGCAAAAATGGGAATGACAGATAGTAATATTTTTGCTTGTTCAACTTGTTCAACACTGCATAATCTCCAATGGCTTTCCTTTGTGTTGTTCCCCTCTTCTTGTATACAAGCCTTCTCCAAGAATCTCAACTTTTTGCTATGCTGTCCACCAATTCCTTGTTGGGTAGATGAAcaattcttctttcttttcaataTTGCAGCCACAAAAACCTATCCATATATATCATATAAGCATCATTCATATTTATACATAACAAAATCATAAGAAATCAGATATAaatataacatgtttttgttgatCATGTATACATACTTGAAGAATGGGGCGAAAGACGGTTGGTTGTGGAGATTTGTTCCTATAATAAAGAGTCCCAGAAATAAAGGACATGAAAGCCATTGCCATGACGGCGGCCGATACAGCAAATCCAGCGTCCATACCAGAATGAGTTTGAACCCAAATCAGAACTGTTAGAGCAATAAGCTCACCCAATGAGAATGCAAAATAGGTTGCATTGAAGTAAGTTGAGAGCTTGTTTGATTGAAGAGTGAATTGGTTAGCTCCATGAGAAATCATGCTTGGCTTAACACAACCACTTCCTAATGCCACCATGTATATTGCTATATAGAATATCAAGGTGTTCAACCCCGTTGCTTCTGTGCATACCGAGTTTTTATCACATGGCGGTGGTTTCAGTTTAGGAAAATGAGCTTGTGCTGACAACAATATAAAACCCTGCATGCATATGCATAATTAATAGTTAAGCAAAAATAATGAGATGAATAATTGGTAGTAACTACTAACTAGTAAACTTACAGAAAGTTCTATAAGGGCAAAGATAAGGACGGTGGAAAAGGTGCCGAGAAAAGAGTCAGATAGAAAACCACCGAGAAGTGCGACAAGAAAGATAGTACCAACAAAGTTAGTTACAATGTTCGCTGAATGAGGTAAAGAGAAGTGCATGTCATTGATTAGATAAGTGATGAGGTTGTTTCCAACAGCAGCTATGGCCATTATTTCAAAAGCTTGAAGTCCTGAATATTATCGAAAGATATATATACATGAATATTATTgtgataaatataaaatatataagttGCAGGTAGAACATACCAAGAACAAAGGCAGCAGCTCTGGCACCACCGTGATATTTAGAATTGGAGGGTCTGCCTCTCCAATCAACAGCGGTAGAATTCTCATCATCTTTGGGAAATGGAATGTTGTTATTATTATCCATTGTTGTTGATGTTTTGTCTTACTCTCTTTTCTTGTAATGGTAATGTTTTAGTAATTTAGAGAGGGATGTTGTTACAGAATTTATAGTGGTTTGTGTGTTATAAGATTCCACACACACTTTAGTTCTCCACACGTGTGGATATACCACATTCCCCCACTATCAACCTGCCTAACTCTCTTGTGGTTATTCTCTTCATTATTAGAGGTTCAGATTTGTTTCTGTTGTTCGTGGTTTCATCGGAATAAACCTCTCGTTGCGGCGGGTAATGTTTTATTGTTTCGGTTGTTTTTCTGTTTTTCATATTTTGAGATTGTTGTTTATGTGTTTTTTCTGTTTGATATATTTTGGTACATTTTCAATTGTTAAAAGGGTTAAATCGAaacaaagtttgatttttaatgataatagatagcttaaaataacttatatatttaagttttttttttgacaaaatcttatatatttaagtttgtcaattaatattttcaaaaaaaaaagttagtcaactaatattttcaaaaaaaaaaaaagttagccAATTAATAAAGTCAAAACtaatttatttattgattatgTGTTAGAAATTATAtactttttaataaataaataccttcttaataatatattttactttCTCCGTCCCACAATAGGTGTCttctttccaatttttatttatctcaaattatttatcaatttagaatatcaatgtaatatttatttattattttaccaACTTAcgcttatttattgtattttaattcatttaagtactccactacctattattaagagtgaagacccattttggtccctcacaaatattacacgagtcaaattagtccctcacaaaaaaattgactcaacttaatcccttacaaaatttaaccgggtcatattagtccttctgctaatatttttctcaaattggttttttctacttctaaaccggttcttttcatacttctaaaccgtgactggactgacacgttagatttttttttaaatactaaattaatttttatttttaatttcatttttaaacaattatcaatgaataatatcaaaaaagccaaaattatttcttataaagtaatttttaaacaagtaatttccatgatttctactaatattaacaaattctatacataaatttttacctatgaggtctcaaatccaagtcccatTCAAGTTAAATAAtcttcactttacaactagacaaatcaatttctatcgttaataaagtgactatcatttacaactagaaaaattaatttctattgttagtaaaacaactattatttacaacaagacaaatcaatttctattgttagtaaagtgattatcatttacaactagataaatcaatttctattgttaataaagtgattatcatttacaactagacaaatcaatttctacggttagtaaagtgactatcaataacaactacacaaatcaatttctattgttagtaaagtgactatcatttacagatagataaatcaatttctattgtattaaattgactgtcatttaatctgaagagacttaggttcgagaccatattgatacaaattttgtattttgtattttaaatttagaattgtttaagattaaccacgtgggtctgagttcaactccttataagaaacaattttggcttttttatatcattaatttataattgtttaaaaatgaaattaaatataaaaatcaatttagtatttacaaaatgaaaaataaataaaatccaacgtggcagtccagtcacggtttaaaactagaaaaaaaaaccgatttgagaaaaatattagcagaaggactaatatgatccggttaaattttgtaagggattaagttgggtcaatttttttgtgagggactaatttgactcgtgtaatatttgtgagggaccaaaatggatcttcactcctattattaataaagttattttaataaatgagactaattttatcattgaaatcaacataattaatcgtTTTTTTAAAAAGTATAAAAATTTCAAAGTGAACACTTATTAGGAGAGACGGAAGGAGTAAGTGATAAATAATTTAAGtcagtcaattaataaataattcaatTCATTTAATAATCATctatcataaatatatatatatatatatatatatatatatatatatatatatatatatatatatatatatataatatatatatatatatttatatatatatatatatatatatatatatatattaaaatttatgtattttttaaaattatatttattaaataaaaaattataatttattaataaaattagtttaatttagtaaaatataaaaatgatatgataattaattatttaaattaacttaaaatatataaattaataaaagttaACACAATGTGATTGTGTAGTGGTCTCTAATTCAGATGACTAGTTGTAAAAGTGTTAACTAttctattatataaattttattggaTAGATATTTATTGTTCAATCAAACAATATTATTCaatattatgtattttttattttaaaataaaacaaaatttaaaattaattttcaataaaGACAGTACTGAATTAAAACTCGTGAATACCAAAtaatttatttagattaatttaaattatatttttcaatttgttttaaagttttgttattttataaataaactacttaaaatttattaataatttaattattatttcaagAACTTTTTTCccaaataacaaaataatatatattataaaatatgaaattaaaatTCCACTAGGAACAAGAGATCAGAGTTAAATTAACATACAAGATTTCTAActacaaagaagaaaaaaacattcAAGAACAAATACCCAAAAACTATCTATCACTAAATTAGATGAATTGAACTTATCTATATTCTAAAGAAATATAGATTGAATTCAACCCATATATAGATTAAATTCAAcccattattttattctttttttagtGGAAAAATTGAATTATTAATGAATGAATAGATTGAATAGATAACAAATACATAGAATGAACTCTGTTCAAAAAGAAATCATGGATGACTAGTCACTTCAAAGTCTAAATATATGCCAAGTACTTTCATAAGAAAAAACCTAAATATATCATACCGCATTAAGTTGTTATGCGCACAGTAATCCAAGTTTGGGAATTTTTTCCACATCATTAATTTCTTACACTGCCACACAAAGGTATACTCTTAAAATATGATCTTAAATCTCAAAATATAATTTGACCTtatatgttttctttttctttttcaaatggaCCTTATAGATATATTactttttgaatatttatttattagtctatttaaatatgtgttagattatttattttaaaatattattacaaaatatatttttaaacaagTTTAGAGATcataacaaaatttttaaaaGGCCTGACCTAAactcaaaatataaatttataacaGTTTTTTTTATCGGCAAAGGAATTCATTCAAAGAGAGCATAAGGGGTACTCACACCCATCTTATAAACACAAAGAGAACACCTTAAGAAGGCGATAACAAAAACACAGTGTACCATTCATAATAACCAATAAGGAGAGAAAAATCTACCCGAATTGATCTATTTTCAAGGGGAGAATTTGATGTAGAAAATACATTCTTCAAAGTTCATAGCCTTATCATTAAAAATGACGGCATTCCTAAGTAACCATATTGACCAAGAAACAGTCAACCAAATGACATACATTACCTCTCTAACAACCTTCTTCTTAATCTTATGAAAACTATTTGGAAAATCCACCAAGTTGATCACCGAAACATGCTACGAACAACCCAACTAAAAATGTACCAAAGATCAAATCCTTAAATTAAAATTACATTCTAGGAAGAGATTATTCCTAGTTTTTGAAAAGCCTTCTCAAAGCACGCAATACTTCTCTGTTTCCATAAACTTaaactattattaataataaatcagGTTACATTTTAAATTTTGCAAGATTAAATCAATCTAAcctattttcatttttaatagaggaatgaaaaataaaatcaaaataaaatattattatatttacctATAAAGAATTattcttttatataaaaaataaaagaattattttgaaataaagtattaatattatatttaagttTTAGATAGAATGAAAACATATTACAAAAAATGTTATGCGATTTTCGAGTAAAAAAATCAAGCTTTAACATTTTCATTTGAAATTTAATTGATAAGTATCTACGGTAAAAagaatattttacactgtcggaTAATTATAAAGTGTTTGATTTTTATTCTAATCACACGTAAAGTACCACCTATGAATTATTTGttgaaattaattcaataaaatttaatcacatatacatgttctacatattatattatattgtaatgcagaatagaataaataaatatgaatctGTCTATAGTTATAAGATCTATAACATTTTAGTATATGAGATATGAGATTGCAGAAATATCTGGATCCTTAAGATAAAAATCTTTtggaaattataataataattctaaaacGCAAAAGTGTAGAGACAAGTGACATCATTTGTTGGCTTGTGGATCTTCCTCAACCGGTACTCCTAATGCCTTGAACACTCTTCAGATGGAGAGAAGATGTAGTGTACAGTATATTGGGACCATAGTCTGTATATAGGGTGATGACCAATTAGGTTCCCATTATTCCAAAATGAACCATCCTagttgtaacacccgaggccgaagaaggcgagggttgGTTGCACTGAATGGAACACTCGAGGCCGAATAAGGAAAaaagtggtcgccacatcggaatgagagggatcctaaggccgtgcaggtatgggactgcatggttgaaggatggcttataaggattgataggtactacctataccaacaaggtGCGTCTTCTTTTCGATAgctcgttccataagaactccacagttaagcgtgctagacttggagtagtattgggatgggtgaccttctgggaagtttctcggaaagtgtgtgagtgaggtcaaaTCATGCTGAAAAGATCCGTGTTGGTTtttggggtcagtcgatcatcccgaaagcaggcTGGGGCGTTACATTAGTGGTTTCATAGTTAGAGAATTCATTTCCCTAGAGAAAGGATATGAAACCTCTAACTTTTTGGTGGGAACTTTCCTCTAACTTTGTCTATATATCTCTCTATGATTCATCTCTCTTACATCATGTTTccctctctttttcttctctttctctcttctctctctatcAAAATTGGACTAAAGTTAGGTAAAGTTAGTGGTTTCAAAGTTAGAGAATCCATTTCCCTAAAGAAAGGATATGGATCCTTTAACTTTTTGGTGGGAACTTTCCTCTAACTTTGTCTCTATATCTCTctaagattcatttctcttacaTCATGTTTccctctctttttcttctctttctctcttctctctctatcAAAATGGACTTAAGTTAAGTAAAGTTAGCGGTTTCAAAGTTAGAGAATCAATTTCCCTAAAGAAGGGATATGGATCCTCTAACTTTTTGGTGGGAACTTTCCTCTAACTTTGTCTCTATATCTCTCTAAGATTCATCTCTCTTACATCATGTTTCCCtgtc encodes:
- the LOC131625797 gene encoding protein NRT1/ PTR FAMILY 4.4-like translates to MDNNNNIPFPKDDENSTAVDWRGRPSNSKYHGGARAAAFVLGLQAFEIMAIAAVGNNLITYLINDMHFSLPHSANIVTNFVGTIFLVALLGGFLSDSFLGTFSTVLIFALIELSGFILLSAQAHFPKLKPPPCDKNSVCTEATGLNTLIFYIAIYMVALGSGCVKPSMISHGANQFTLQSNKLSTYFNATYFAFSLGELIALTVLIWVQTHSGMDAGFAVSAAVMAMAFMSFISGTLYYRNKSPQPTVFRPILQVFVAAILKRKKNCSSTQQGIGGQHSKKLRFLEKACIQEEGNNTKESHWRLCSVEQVEQAKILLSVIPIFACTIIFNTVLAQLQTFSVQQGSAMDTNITESFRIPPASLQAIPYVLLIVIVPLYDTLFVPFARKITGHESGITPLQRIGVGLFLVTFSMVSAAIMEKKRRDAALNMNQTLSIFWIAPQFIIFGMSEMFTAVGLIEFFYTQSLNGMQTFLTSITYCSYSFGFYLSSVLVSLVNKITSSKGGDGVGGWLHDNNINKDKLDLFYWLLAALSFLNFLNYLFWSRWYSNVPSLSTISQEGHLQSTESRQHNDVDNNIP